ACCCAGCTCCTGCGCAGCCTGCTGAACGGGACGAGTGCCAGCGATTCGCCAACCTACGTGATCGTGGCCCTGATCCTGTTCACGGCCGGCGTGCTGGCCTGCTACCTGCCGGCGCGCCGCGCCGCGCGCGTCGATCCGGTCACGGCACTGCGCTACGAGTAAGGGAGGCCGACCATGGCGAGCCTGCTGCAGGACCTGCGCTACGGATTCCGGATGCTGCGTAAGAGCCCGGGGATCACCGGCATCGCCATCCTCACCCTGGGCCTCGGGATCGGCGCGAATACCGCGATATTCACCGTGGTGAACGCCGTGCTCCTGCGCGATCTGCCGTATCGCAATCCTGCCCGGCTGGTGCGGGTGCACGGCTACAACGTCCCGGCCGGGCTCCCCAGCTCCCCCGTGAATCCTCTGGATGCCGCCGATTTCCGGACCCGCAACCGCAGCTTCGAGGAGCTGGCCACTTTCAGCACCTCCAACGCGGTGCTGACCGGGCGGGGCGAGGCACGATCCCTGCGCGTCGGAAACGCTTCCGCCTCGCTTTTGGACCTCCTCGGGACCCGTCCCGCGCTGGGCCGCTTCATCCTGCCCCAGGAGCAGCTGGAAGGCGCCGAGCGGATCATCGTCCTCAGCCACGATTTCTGGCATAGGGAGTTCGGCTCGGATCCGGCGGTCATCAATCAGGTCCTGACCCTGGCGGGTATTCCGCGCCGCGTGGTGGGAGTCCTCCCCGCCGATTTCCGCAATCCGATTCCCGATCCCGCCGGTGAGGCCGAGATCTGGCGGCCGCTGCTGCTGCCTTCGGACCAGGGGACGCGCGGCGGCCACTTCGCATTCTGCGTCGCCCGGCTGAAGCCGGGCGTTACCGTCGGCCAGGCGCAAGCCGATCTCGACACCATCACGACCGACATCGAGAAGACCTACCCGAACACCAGCAGCGGATGGCGCACCCGCGTGGTGCCGCTGCGCGACGATCTGGTCGGCGATTTGCGCGCCGGATTGCTGGCGCTGTGCGGCGCCGTGGGGCTGGTCCTGGCAATCGCCTGCGCCAACGTGGCGGGGCTGTTCCTGGGGCGCGCCGCCGGACGCACGCGCGAGATGGCGATCCGTCGCACCATGGGAGCGGGAAGCTGGAGGCTCTTGCGGCAGCTTCTGACCGAATCGCTGATGCTCTCGGCAACGGGCGGCGTCTTCGGCCTCCTGCTCGCTTCGTGGTTGAAGGATCTGATCCTGGCGAGCGCCGGCAGCTCGCTGCCGGCCTGGGCCGAGCTGCGCCTGGACGGGCGCGTCCTTGGCTTCACGCTCGTCGCAACCATCCTCACGGGGCTGCTGTTCGGAACCGCCTCGGCCTGGCACGGCATCCGTTCCGATCTCAGCCGCTCCCTCAAGGAAGGCGGGGCACAGGCGGGAAGCGGCGAGGGAAGGGCCCGCTTCCGCCGCATCCTGGTGGCGGGGCAGGTGGCGCTGTCGGTGGTGCTCCTCTCGGGCGCCGGTTTGCTCCTGCAGAGCCTGTGGCGCCTGATGCACGTCGACACCGGCTTTCACGCGGAGCAGGTGACAACTCTCCAGGTCCTGCTGCCGCCGGCGCGCTACGACGAAAACGCGAAGATCGCCGGCTTCTACAACCGGCTGCTCGAGCGGATCGATTCTCTGCCGGGAATCCGCGAGGCGGGCCTGGTCAACATCCTGCCCCTCAGCGGCGGCTACTCGGGCGACAGCTTCACCATCGACGAGCGTCCGGCCGTGACTCCGGGCCAGGAGCCGACGGCCGAGCATCGCAGCGTGAGCGAAGGGTACCTGGAAACGCTGGGCGTGGCGCTGCACAAGGGGCGCCTGTTCACCGCGCATGACGATGATCGCGCCGCCAAGGTTGCCATCATCAACGAAGCGATGGCGCGCGCCTTCTTCCCGGGAGAGGACCCGCTCGGCAAGCACCTGCGCTACAACGATGTTTCCCGGGAGATCGTCGGGATCGTCGCCGACGTCCGCCATTTCGCCCTCGCCGAGGATCCGCGCCCCGAGTACTACTTCCCCTTCCGGCAGGATCCCTGGGCCCAGATGACCCTGACGGCGCGCGGCCCCA
This region of Candidatus Polarisedimenticolia bacterium genomic DNA includes:
- a CDS encoding ABC transporter permease, whose protein sequence is MASLLQDLRYGFRMLRKSPGITGIAILTLGLGIGANTAIFTVVNAVLLRDLPYRNPARLVRVHGYNVPAGLPSSPVNPLDAADFRTRNRSFEELATFSTSNAVLTGRGEARSLRVGNASASLLDLLGTRPALGRFILPQEQLEGAERIIVLSHDFWHREFGSDPAVINQVLTLAGIPRRVVGVLPADFRNPIPDPAGEAEIWRPLLLPSDQGTRGGHFAFCVARLKPGVTVGQAQADLDTITTDIEKTYPNTSSGWRTRVVPLRDDLVGDLRAGLLALCGAVGLVLAIACANVAGLFLGRAAGRTREMAIRRTMGAGSWRLLRQLLTESLMLSATGGVFGLLLASWLKDLILASAGSSLPAWAELRLDGRVLGFTLVATILTGLLFGTASAWHGIRSDLSRSLKEGGAQAGSGEGRARFRRILVAGQVALSVVLLSGAGLLLQSLWRLMHVDTGFHAEQVTTLQVLLPPARYDENAKIAGFYNRLLERIDSLPGIREAGLVNILPLSGGYSGDSFTIDERPAVTPGQEPTAEHRSVSEGYLETLGVALHKGRLFTAHDDDRAAKVAIINEAMARAFFPGEDPLGKHLRYNDVSREIVGIVADVRHFALAEDPRPEYYFPFRQDPWAQMTLTARGPKEEAAIVPVLQTAIRELDPDLATTYARTLDSLVSRSAAQPRFRAILLGGFAGLALLLSAVGIYGVLAMAVSQRTREIGLRMALGAQRGDVLAMIVGQGMRLVAIGMGAGLLAALGLTRLLSGLLFQVSAGDPLTLAGAAVLLTGVALLACGLPARRASRVDPMIALRYE